A genomic segment from Triplophysa dalaica isolate WHDGS20190420 chromosome 22, ASM1584641v1, whole genome shotgun sequence encodes:
- the emsy gene encoding BRCA2-interacting transcriptional repressor EMSY, protein MIQQEKPFAGSMPVVWPALLDLSRDECKRILRKLELEAYAGVISALRAQGELTKDKKELLGELTRVLSISTERHRAEVRRAVNDERLTTIAYHMSGPNSSSEWSIEGRRLVPLMPRLVPQTAFTVTANAVASATAHQNSSLLPPTETGNKEVVVCYSYTSTTSTPSSTSVPAVVKSPRPASPASNVVVLPSGSTVYVKSVSCSDEDEKPRKRRRTNSSSSSPVLLKEVPKVATPISKTIAVPVSGSPKMSSLMQSIANSLPPHMSPVKITFTKPCTQTTNSTTQKVIIVTTSPSSNFVPNILSKSHNYAAMSKLVSSGAFSAANQKQTMVISASAAPGPSPVAVTTVVSSTPSVVMSTIAQGGSSTGVKVSSTRLPSPKALVGPPSQILHIPKQQQTSAQCVSPKGLQGSQQSSGMPPGAKPTIQIKQESGVKIITQQMQPSKILPKPSGSVLPSSSSAPIMVVSSNGAIMTTKPLSNPTGSPATYTRPSVNPALAARVATSPAGATYVKTTSGSIITVVPKSLATLGGKIITTNMVTGTTTKITTIPMTSKPNVIVVQKTTGKGTTLQGLPGKNVVTTLLNAGGEKGLQGVPGAKPAIITASRPITKMIVTQPKSLCAGVQSSTTTKIIPTKIVYGQQGKTQVLIKPKPMAFQTAVVSEQTRQLVSETLQQVSRCAESSAVAGPSQEGAMKEDAEGSAASDITHDSQPVVHFITSRGQDWTEQEVSVEASPTIIYQDVTGESQSATSTIKALLELQQTSVREKGEAKPRQHTIDLSQMAVPIPVPPDRRPSPEPSTQSAAEPGTLTEYMGKVSKALIGGDVSASSVQTVSCSPSPVPPAAKSTNPPPTSALVSQQVEVSESGDSEEQMVVEEGQLEGDTLDPQTGLFYRSAQPVTQHRTAPPTLSKPAADTLASAKRVEPVAGRASVPRESPAPSSSLTSSAGSQPAASSNAPQTPQLPRLQQAPTSHNRPNTHTQLSQPPPLQAHHPVPKTPISAQVPIITQGATLTKITFGGHQCPPVSSSAEASVKLQPESSSGAANSEKPSVSDILKISMMKAEIDPSAEPMVVDSSSDCGPLTKAPPTSSLISSSKPAHGPFSHIKSKDVDIIQVIPQFSIMPDSSQSNVVVEPSGFLEITDYTSQRLDEESVMEQEVDSSNDEGAEPSPVEACTDQSQ, encoded by the exons CACCAGAGTCCTCAG TATCTCAACAGAACGTCATCGAGCTGAGGTCCGCAGAGCCGTGAATGATGAGCGTCTGACCACCATCGCCTATCA cATGTCCGGGCCCAACAGCTCATCCGAATGGTCTATCGAGGGCCGTCGGCTCGTTCCTCTGATGCCCAGACTGGTTCCTCAGACGGCCTTCACTGTAACGGCCAACGCCGTGGCCAGCGCCACCGCACATCAGAACTCTTCACTGCTCCCGCCGACGGAAACCGGCAACAAAGAAG TGGTGGTGTGTTATTCCTACACCAGTACAACATCCACCCCCAGCAGCACCAGCGTGCCAGCAGTCGTGAAATCCCCCCGACCCGCCAGCCCCGCCTCCAACGTTGTGGTGCTGCCCAGCGGAAGTACCGTCTACGTGAAGA GTGTGAGCTGCTCCGATGAGGATGAGAAACCTCGTAAGAGGCGGAGAACCAACTCGTCAAGCTCCTCCCCTGTGCTGTTGAAGGAGGTGCCAAAAGTGGCCACGCCCATTTCGAAAACCATCGCCGTTCCTGTGAGCGGCAGCCCGAAGATGAGCAGCCTGATGCAGAGCATCGCCAACTCACTCCCGCCTCACATGTCACCGGTGAAGATCACCTTCACCAAACCCTGCACCCAGACCACCAACAGCACCACGCAGAAG GTCATCATCGTGACGACCTCTCCGAGCTCCAACTTCGTGccaaacattctgtcaaagtcacACAACTACGCAGCCATGTCAAAGCTGGTGTCCAGCGGCGCGTTCTCAGCGGCCAATCAGAAACAGACCATGGTGATTTCAGCCAGCGCAGCCCCGGGACCTAGTCCTGTTGCCGTGACGACAGTGGTTTCCTCCACCCCTTCAGTGGTGATGTCCACGATCGCGCAgg GTGGGTCGTCCACCGGAGTGAAAGTGTCCTCCACCCGTCTACCTTCTCCCAAAGCTTTGGTCGGTCCTCCGTCTCAGATTCTTCACATCCCCAAACAGCAGCAGACATCAGCTCAATGTGTGTCTCCTAAAGGCCTGCAGGGGTCCCAACAGAGCAGCGGTATGCCCCCCGGAGCCAAACCTACCATACAGATCAAACAGGAGTCAG gtgtgaaGATCATCACTCAGCAGATGCAGCCCAGTAAGATCTTACCCAAACCCTCGGGTTCAGTGCTGCCCAGCAGTAGCTCCGCCCCCATCATGGTGGTCAGCAGCAACGGAGCCATTATGACCACCAAACCACTTTCCAATCCCACCG GGAGTCCGGCGACGTACACGCGCCCGTCTGTCAATCCTGCGCTCGCCGCCCGTGTGGCCACGTCACCGGCGGGGGCCACTTACGTCAAGACCACCAGTGGCAGCATCATAACCGTCGTGCCCAAATCTCTCGCCACGCTGGGCGGCAAAATCATCACCACCAACATGGTgacag GAACCACAACAAAGATCACCACCATCCCCATGACCTCCAAACCCAACGTGATCGTGGTGCAGAAGACCACTGGAAAAGGAACCACTCTACAGGGACTTCCGGGAAAGAACGTGGTTACGACGCTGTTAAATGCAGGG GGAGAGAAAGGCCTGCAGGGGGTGCCCGGGGCCAAGCCGGCCATTATCACAGCTTCTCGACCCATCACTAAAATGATTGTGACGCAGCCCAAGAGCCTCTGCGCCGGCGTTCAGTCCTCCACCACCACCAAGATCATCCCCACCAAGATTGTGTACGGACAGCAGGGAAAAacacag GTTCTGATCAAGCCGAAGCCCATGGCCTTTCAGACAGCCGTGGTGAGCGAACAGACCCGACAGCTGGTGAGCGAGACGCTTCAGCAGGTCTCACGCTGTGCAGAATCCAGCGCCGTCGCAGGTCCCAGCCAGGAGGGGGCGATGAAGGAGGATGCAGAGGGCAGTGCAGCGTCCGACATCACTCACG ACTCTCAACCTGTGGTTCACTTCATCACCTCCAGAGGTCAGGATTGGACAGAACAGGAGGTTTCAGTGGAGGCCAGTCCCACCATCATTTATCAGGACGTGACGGGAGAGTCTCAGTCAGCTACATCCACCATCAAAGCCCTGCTGGAGCTACAGCAGACCAgcg TGAGGGAGAAAGGTGAAGCCAAACCGCGCCAGCACACGATTGATCTGAGTCAGATGGCAGTGCCCATCCCTGTGCCCCCCGACAGGAGGCCGTCCCCCGAACCGTCCACTCAGAGCGCAGCAGAGCCTGGCACACTGACTGAATACATGG gtaaAGTGAGCAAAGCTCTGATTGGTGGAGATGTTTCTGCATCCAGTGTTCAGACTGTCTCCTGCTCTCCATCACCAGTGCCGCCCGCTGCCAAGAGCACCAACCCCCCGCCCACATCCGCTCTCGTCTCACagcag GTGGAGGTGTCTGAGAGTGGAGACTCAGAGGAGCAGATGGTGGTCGAGGAGGGCCAGTTAGAGGGGGACACTTTAGATCCTCAGACGGGTTTGTTTTACCGCTCGGCTCAACCCGTCACTCAGCATCGCACGGCACCGCCCACCCTCAGCAAACCTGCTGCTGACACCCTCGCTTCAGCTAAGAGGGTGGAGCCCGTTGCGGGCAGAGCATCTGTGCCGCGAGAGAGTCCCGCCCCCTCTTCCTCTCTGACATCATCTGCTGGCTCTCAGCCGGCCGCATCCTCAAACGCTCCTCAAACTCCACAGCTGCCCAGACTCCAGCAGGCCCCCACCTCACACAACCgacccaacacacacacacagctgtcacAGCCTCCGCCCCTGCAGGCGCATCACCCTGTCCCAAAGACCCCCATCAGCGCTCAGGTGCCCATCATAACGCAGGGCGCCACCCTCACGAAGATCACGTTTGGGGGTCATCAGTGTCCGCCCGTGTCCAGCAGTGCCGAGGCGTCTGTTAAACTCCAGCCGGAGTCCAGCAGCGGTGCGGCAAACTCCGAGAAACCCTCGGTGTCTGACATCCTGAAGATCTCCATGATGAAAGCCGAGATCGACCCGAGCGCTGAGCCCATGGTGGTGGACTCGTCCAGTGACTGCGGCCCGCTGACCAAAGCCCCGCCCACATCATCACTCATCAGCAGCTCCAAACCCGCACACGGACCCTTCAGCCACATCAAGAGTAAAGACGTGGACATCATACAG GTCATCCCTCAGTTCTCCATCATGCCAGACTCCAGTCAGTCTAATGTGGTCGTGGAGCCCAGTGGCTTTCTGGAGATCACCGATTATACCAGCCAGCGTCTGGACGAGGAGTCGGTCATGGAACAGGAAGTGGACAGCAGCAACGACGAGGGGGCGGAGCCCAGCCCGGTCGAGGCGTgcactgaccaatcacagtgA